Proteins from a single region of Streptomyces spectabilis:
- a CDS encoding ECF transporter S component, which yields MGEGRSAPEGRGELRDQPPTTRGEQNAQVRPIRLGPRSVAALTLVSAIGVAAFGWPLLAGPESELSAHAQDAPWLFAALLPLLVGIVVATISDVGLDAKAIAMLGVLAAAGAALRPLGAGTAGIEPMFFLMVLSGRVLGPGFGFVLGAVSMFASALLTGGVGPWMPFQMLSMGWVCMGAGLLPGADSLRGRRELWLLGAYGAMASVLYGTVMNLHGWPYLSGLATGVSFVPGDAVGDNLTRFLAYCLATSLGWDLPRAVLTVVLSLALGPAVLKALRRATRRAAFEAPVTFEAPRP from the coding sequence ATGGGTGAGGGAAGGAGCGCCCCTGAGGGGCGCGGGGAACTGCGCGACCAGCCCCCGACGACCCGCGGAGAACAAAACGCCCAGGTACGCCCCATAAGGCTTGGCCCCCGCTCCGTGGCCGCCCTGACCCTGGTGAGCGCCATCGGCGTGGCGGCCTTCGGCTGGCCCCTGCTCGCAGGACCCGAGTCGGAGCTGAGCGCCCACGCGCAGGACGCGCCATGGCTGTTCGCGGCCCTGCTCCCCCTGCTGGTAGGCATCGTCGTGGCAACGATCTCGGACGTCGGCCTGGACGCGAAGGCCATCGCGATGCTGGGGGTGCTCGCCGCCGCCGGGGCCGCGCTGCGGCCGCTCGGGGCGGGCACGGCGGGTATCGAGCCGATGTTCTTCCTGATGGTGTTGAGCGGGCGCGTGCTCGGGCCCGGCTTCGGGTTCGTGCTCGGTGCCGTGTCGATGTTCGCCTCGGCGCTGCTCACCGGGGGCGTCGGCCCCTGGATGCCGTTCCAGATGCTCTCCATGGGGTGGGTGTGCATGGGCGCGGGGCTGCTTCCGGGCGCCGACTCCCTGCGCGGCCGCCGTGAGCTGTGGCTGCTCGGCGCGTACGGGGCGATGGCCTCCGTCCTGTACGGGACCGTGATGAACCTCCACGGCTGGCCCTACCTCTCCGGGCTCGCCACCGGCGTCTCCTTCGTCCCCGGCGACGCGGTGGGCGACAACCTGACCCGCTTCCTCGCGTACTGCCTGGCCACCTCCCTGGGCTGGGACCTGCCGCGGGCGGTGCTCACCGTCGTGCTGAGCCTGGCGCTCGGCCCGGCCGTCCTGAAGGCGCTGCGCCGGGCCACGCGGCGGGCCGCGTTCGAGGCGCCGGTCACATTCGAGGCCCCGCGGCCGTGA
- a CDS encoding transglycosylase SLT domain-containing protein yields the protein MSVTLLRRITPKKALVGGVLAAATTGMVFAAAPAQAAPASDSAKAVAQRVISDAGQFQCFDKIVSHESGWNVTATNSSSGAYGLVQALPGSKMASAGADWKTNAETQIKWGHSYMKERYGSPCGAWSHWQANGWY from the coding sequence GTGTCCGTCACGCTCCTCCGCCGCATCACGCCCAAGAAGGCCCTCGTCGGCGGTGTCCTCGCCGCCGCCACCACTGGCATGGTCTTCGCCGCGGCCCCCGCTCAGGCCGCACCGGCGTCCGACTCGGCCAAGGCCGTGGCGCAGCGAGTGATCAGCGACGCCGGCCAGTTCCAGTGCTTCGACAAGATCGTCTCCCACGAGAGCGGCTGGAACGTCACCGCCACGAACTCCTCGTCCGGCGCCTACGGCCTGGTCCAGGCCCTGCCCGGCTCGAAGATGGCCTCGGCCGGCGCCGACTGGAAGACCAACGCCGAGACCCAGATCAAGTGGGGCCACTCGTACATGAAGGAGCGCTACGGCAGCCCCTGTGGCGCGTGGAGCCACTGGCAGGCCAACGGCTGGTACTGA